Proteins from a genomic interval of Streptomyces sp. NBC_01445:
- a CDS encoding D-alanyl-D-alanine carboxypeptidase, producing MTQLQTPKASRNQETGRLSFIPSVSPVLRPHRRRGGEQETQDTSAKTYRPQPCTFTTVPASNESYFTTAPAKTESLFERSGLKRSGPRRAGRWSAVAATVAASATLVSVCCASPALADDKPGTSKGKAKPPASMSTVGGAQLGKPGTQVNLANGAPVLPKDLSARSWIVTDAESGQVLASHNAHWRLPPASTLKMLFADTVLPKFPKSQTHKVVPSDLAGIGEGSSMVGVKEGFTYTVHDLWLGVFLRSGNDAVHVLSALNGGVPQTVKDMQSHADELQALDTHVVSPDGYDFPGQVSSAYDLTLFARSGLQKADFREYCATATAKFPESQKKGKTTSTFEIQNTNRLITGDMGLDPYKGIAGVKNGNTTNAGATFTGVAERNGKVLLVTVMNPDSGENQAVYQETARLLDWGFKADGKVTPVGQLVAPKSADTGGSDGSPASPKGDKGAAAPGKASTAHASVQNGSSGVGTALAITGGALLLLAAAAFLVNRRWPLPELVRRLPRR from the coding sequence ATGACCCAGCTCCAGACACCGAAGGCGAGCAGGAACCAGGAGACGGGGCGGCTGAGCTTCATACCCTCAGTATCGCCAGTCCTCCGTCCGCACCGCCGCCGGGGTGGGGAGCAGGAGACACAGGACACCTCGGCGAAGACTTACCGGCCCCAGCCATGTACGTTCACGACCGTGCCTGCCTCGAATGAGTCGTATTTCACGACCGCCCCTGCCAAGACCGAGTCTCTTTTCGAGCGTTCCGGTCTGAAGCGTTCCGGTCCTCGGCGTGCCGGGCGCTGGTCCGCCGTAGCCGCCACGGTCGCCGCCTCCGCCACTCTCGTCTCGGTCTGCTGCGCATCACCCGCACTGGCAGACGACAAGCCGGGGACTTCCAAGGGCAAGGCGAAGCCGCCGGCCTCGATGTCGACGGTGGGCGGCGCACAGCTGGGCAAGCCGGGCACACAGGTGAATCTGGCGAACGGCGCCCCCGTTCTGCCCAAGGATCTGAGCGCACGCTCCTGGATCGTCACGGACGCCGAGTCGGGCCAGGTACTCGCCTCGCACAACGCGCACTGGCGCCTGCCCCCCGCCAGCACCCTCAAGATGCTCTTCGCCGACACGGTCCTCCCCAAGTTCCCCAAGTCGCAGACGCACAAGGTCGTCCCCTCCGACCTGGCCGGTATCGGCGAGGGCTCCAGCATGGTCGGCGTCAAGGAGGGCTTCACCTACACCGTCCACGACCTGTGGCTGGGCGTGTTCCTCCGCTCCGGCAACGACGCGGTCCACGTCCTGTCCGCCCTCAACGGTGGTGTCCCGCAGACCGTCAAGGACATGCAGTCGCACGCCGACGAGCTCCAGGCCCTCGACACCCACGTGGTCAGCCCCGACGGCTACGACTTCCCCGGCCAGGTCTCCTCCGCCTACGACCTCACTCTCTTCGCCCGCTCGGGCCTGCAGAAGGCGGACTTCCGCGAGTACTGCGCGACGGCGACAGCGAAGTTCCCCGAGTCACAGAAGAAGGGCAAGACCACCAGCACCTTCGAGATCCAGAACACCAACCGGCTCATCACCGGCGACATGGGCCTCGACCCCTACAAGGGCATCGCCGGTGTCAAGAACGGCAACACCACCAACGCCGGCGCCACTTTCACCGGAGTCGCCGAACGCAACGGCAAGGTCCTCCTCGTCACCGTCATGAACCCCGACTCCGGCGAGAACCAGGCCGTCTACCAGGAGACGGCCCGTCTCCTCGACTGGGGTTTCAAGGCCGACGGCAAGGTCACCCCGGTGGGACAGCTCGTCGCGCCCAAGAGCGCCGACACCGGCGGCTCCGACGGCTCCCCCGCCAGCCCGAAGGGTGACAAGGGGGCTGCGGCACCCGGCAAGGCGTCGACCGCCCACGCCTCCGTCCAGAACGGCTCCAGCGGCGTGGGTACTGCCCTGGCCATCACGGGCGGCGCCCTCCTCCTCCTGGCCGCGGCCGCCTTCCTCGTCAACCGCCGCTGGCCCCTGCCCGAACTGGTACGCCGCCTCCCCCGGCGCTGA
- a CDS encoding YihY/virulence factor BrkB family protein codes for MDWLKRLPGVGPIVVRLMRTHAWCAYERLDQVHWTRLAAAMTFISFLALFPLLTVAAAIAAGTLSAERQKTLQDKIAEQVPGISDQLDLGSLVANAGTVGLVAGALLLFTGIGWVGSIRECLRAVWELEDPDENPVMRKVTDAGVLVGLGGAGLASLAASMLASTAVGWTADQLGIAHDGWGGALLRAVAFAIAVLADFLLLLYVLTLLPGVHPHRRELLTAALIGAAGFELLKLLLGSYMKEVASKSMYGAFGTPVALMLWINFTAKLLLFCAAWTATRGRPDAEVLDEAEPGAEPPGVARAGAA; via the coding sequence ATGGACTGGCTGAAGAGACTCCCCGGCGTCGGGCCGATCGTCGTACGGCTTATGCGTACGCACGCGTGGTGCGCCTACGAGCGGCTCGACCAGGTGCACTGGACGCGGCTCGCGGCGGCGATGACGTTCATCAGCTTTCTGGCGCTGTTCCCGCTGCTGACCGTGGCCGCGGCGATTGCGGCCGGCACGCTCAGCGCGGAGCGGCAGAAGACGCTCCAGGACAAGATCGCGGAGCAGGTACCCGGCATCTCCGACCAGTTGGACCTGGGCTCGCTCGTCGCGAATGCGGGCACGGTGGGTCTGGTGGCGGGGGCGTTGCTGCTCTTCACCGGCATCGGGTGGGTCGGCTCGATAAGAGAGTGTCTGCGCGCCGTCTGGGAGCTGGAGGACCCGGACGAGAACCCGGTCATGCGCAAGGTCACGGACGCCGGGGTTCTGGTGGGGCTGGGTGGGGCCGGGCTCGCCTCGCTGGCGGCATCGATGCTCGCCTCGACCGCAGTGGGGTGGACGGCGGACCAGCTCGGCATCGCCCATGACGGATGGGGCGGCGCGCTGCTCAGGGCGGTGGCGTTCGCGATCGCTGTGCTCGCGGACTTCCTGCTGCTGCTCTATGTCCTGACGCTGCTGCCGGGTGTTCACCCGCATCGGCGGGAGCTGTTGACGGCGGCGCTGATCGGGGCGGCGGGGTTCGAGCTGCTGAAGCTGTTGCTCGGCAGCTATATGAAGGAGGTGGCGTCGAAGAGCATGTACGGGGCGTTCGGTACGCCGGTGGCCCTGATGCTGTGGATCAACTTCACGGCGAAGCTGCTGTTGTTCTGCGCGGCCTGGACGGCCACGCGGGGGCGGCCCGATGCGGAGGTACTGGACGAGGCCGAGCCGGGGGCGGAACCGCCGGGGGTGGCGCGGGCCGGCGCCGCCTGA
- a CDS encoding GtrA family protein: protein MGAWGRSGRGEVRGWPGVKSLGRELVGFAVVGSCAYVADLGIFVWLRGPVGWDPIAAKSLSFLAGCAVAYVGNALGTYRRAVVEVSRVRQYGVFFAVNVAGAMVQLLCIAVSHYGLGLTSQRADMVSGAGVGMMLATALRFWGTRTLVFRAAIPARRARTVREGRLGSWTG, encoded by the coding sequence ATGGGGGCGTGGGGGAGGAGCGGTCGTGGTGAGGTTCGGGGGTGGCCAGGGGTGAAGAGTCTTGGGCGCGAGCTGGTGGGGTTTGCGGTTGTGGGGAGCTGCGCGTACGTCGCCGACCTGGGGATCTTCGTGTGGTTGAGAGGGCCGGTGGGGTGGGATCCGATCGCCGCCAAGTCGCTCTCGTTCCTTGCTGGTTGCGCGGTCGCGTACGTGGGGAACGCGCTCGGTACCTATCGCCGGGCGGTGGTCGAGGTGTCACGGGTGCGGCAGTACGGGGTGTTCTTCGCGGTCAATGTTGCGGGGGCGATGGTGCAGTTGTTGTGTATCGCCGTGTCGCACTACGGGCTGGGGCTCACGTCGCAGCGCGCGGACATGGTGTCCGGGGCGGGGGTGGGCATGATGCTGGCCACGGCTTTGCGGTTCTGGGGTACTCGGACCCTTGTCTTCCGGGCGGCGATTCCGGCGAGACGTGCGAGAACGGTCAGGGAGGGCAGGCTCGGATCATGGACTGGCTGA
- a CDS encoding decaprenyl-phosphate phosphoribosyltransferase — MTERTERREEVGDAMDAGGAEDGTSLAHASEQARHGAPTALLDRPRGQSVPGPRAATTLGLPAGLLKTARPRQWVKNVLVVAAPASAGELFSWHAAAQLGMVFLLFTAASSAVYLINDARDAEADRAHPVKRNRPVAAGRVPVAVAYVVGGALAVLAPLVAAALCTPMTAVLLTAYVGMQLAYCISLKHVLVVDLVVVTTGFLMRAMIGGLALGIPLSRWFLITTGFGALFMVSAKRYSEAVQMAGKAGATRALLSEYTTGYLRFVWQLAAGVAVLAYCLWAMEEGGGARTSLLPWRQLSMMAFILAVLRYAVFADRGTAGEPEDVVLRDRALAVIGLVWVAMYGLAVANW; from the coding sequence ATGACGGAACGGACTGAGCGAAGGGAAGAGGTGGGGGACGCGATGGACGCGGGGGGAGCGGAAGACGGGACGTCGTTGGCGCATGCGTCCGAACAGGCCCGGCACGGGGCGCCCACGGCGTTGTTGGACCGGCCGCGGGGGCAGTCGGTGCCGGGGCCGCGCGCGGCGACGACGCTCGGCTTGCCGGCCGGCTTGTTGAAGACGGCGAGGCCGCGGCAATGGGTGAAGAACGTGCTCGTTGTGGCCGCGCCGGCGTCGGCCGGTGAGCTGTTCTCGTGGCACGCGGCGGCACAACTGGGCATGGTCTTCCTGCTGTTCACGGCGGCTTCCTCCGCCGTGTATTTGATCAATGATGCGCGGGACGCCGAGGCGGACAGGGCGCACCCGGTCAAGCGGAACAGGCCCGTGGCCGCGGGGCGCGTTCCGGTGGCGGTGGCCTATGTGGTCGGGGGTGCGCTCGCGGTTCTCGCGCCGCTGGTGGCCGCGGCCCTGTGCACCCCTATGACGGCGGTGCTGCTGACCGCCTACGTCGGGATGCAACTGGCGTACTGCATCAGCCTCAAGCACGTTCTCGTCGTCGATCTTGTCGTGGTGACCACCGGGTTTCTGATGCGGGCCATGATCGGCGGGCTCGCGCTGGGGATTCCCCTGTCGCGATGGTTCCTGATCACGACGGGGTTCGGGGCGCTGTTCATGGTGTCGGCCAAGCGGTACTCCGAGGCCGTGCAGATGGCCGGGAAGGCGGGGGCGACGCGGGCGTTGCTGTCGGAGTACACGACCGGCTATCTGCGGTTCGTCTGGCAGCTCGCCGCAGGGGTGGCCGTTCTCGCCTACTGCCTCTGGGCCATGGAGGAAGGCGGGGGGGCGAGAACGAGTCTGCTGCCGTGGAGACAGCTGTCGATGATGGCCTTCATTCTCGCCGTCCTGCGCTACGCGGTCTTCGCCGACCGCGGCACGGCGGGTGAGCCGGAGGACGTCGTTCTGCGGGACAGAGCACTGGCCGTGATCGGCCTGGTGTGGGTGGCGATGTACGGGCTCGCGGTCGCCAACTGGTGA
- a CDS encoding phosphatase PAP2 family protein: protein MDRRLLSALRDCGTDRRVAMAARALSCSGEHGALWLGAGLLGAAVDRERRGAWLRGTALTAAAHLASMGVKRVVRRPRPGVEIGVEPLVRTAGRHSFPSSHAASAAAAAVAYGALRPVGARLVPPLAAAMCVSRMVVGVHYPSDVAAGAALGAVAARLGAHWVAGGIRR from the coding sequence ATGGACCGCCGATTGCTGTCGGCATTGCGCGACTGCGGCACGGACCGGCGCGTGGCAATGGCCGCGCGCGCACTGTCCTGCAGCGGGGAGCACGGGGCGCTCTGGCTCGGCGCGGGGCTGCTGGGGGCAGCGGTCGACCGGGAGCGGCGAGGGGCGTGGCTGCGCGGTACGGCGCTGACCGCCGCGGCGCACCTGGCCAGCATGGGGGTCAAGCGGGTCGTCCGGAGGCCGAGGCCGGGCGTGGAGATCGGTGTGGAACCGCTTGTGCGGACGGCGGGGCGGCATTCCTTCCCCAGCTCGCACGCGGCTTCGGCCGCCGCTGCGGCAGTGGCGTACGGGGCGTTGCGGCCGGTGGGGGCGCGGCTCGTCCCGCCGTTGGCGGCGGCGATGTGCGTATCGCGCATGGTCGTCGGGGTGCACTACCCGTCGGACGTGGCCGCGGGGGCTGCGCTAGGGGCGGTCGCCGCGCGGCTCGGGGCTCATTGGGTGGCCGGGGGTATCCGGCGATGA
- a CDS encoding FAD-binding oxidoreductase, whose product MTGWGRTAPTAARIVRPRSYAEAAAVVRACGTSGHRGNIARGLGRAYGDAAQNAGGSVLDMTGLDRIHAIDASGGTVLCDAGVSLHRLMEVLLPLGWFVPVTPGTRYVTVGGAIGADIHGKNHHVSGSFSRHVLALELLTADGEVRIVERGSELFDATTGGMGLTGIILTVTLQLLPVETSFMLVDTERVVDLDGLMARLTETDHLYRYSVAWIDLLARGASMGRSVLTRGDHAPLDAVPARARRAPLTFRPGQLPAPPGFVPEGLLGRRTVGLFNELWYRKAPKSRVGEIQKLSSFFHPLDGVPHWNRIYGRSGFVQYQFVVGFGQEEALRRIVQRISERRCPSFLAVLKRFGDGDPGWLSFPMPGWTLALDIPAKLPGLGAFLDELDEEVAAADGRVYLAKDARLRPELLSTMYPRLDEFRALRATLDPRGVFRSDLSRRLGL is encoded by the coding sequence ATGACCGGCTGGGGCCGCACAGCCCCCACCGCCGCCCGCATCGTGCGCCCCCGTTCCTACGCGGAAGCAGCAGCCGTGGTCCGTGCGTGCGGGACGTCGGGTCACCGGGGCAACATCGCCCGCGGCCTGGGCCGGGCCTATGGAGACGCGGCGCAGAACGCCGGCGGCAGCGTCCTGGACATGACCGGCCTGGACCGCATTCACGCGATCGACGCGTCCGGCGGGACCGTGCTGTGCGACGCGGGCGTCTCCCTGCACCGCCTGATGGAAGTCCTCCTCCCCCTGGGCTGGTTCGTGCCCGTGACCCCCGGCACCCGCTACGTCACGGTGGGCGGCGCGATCGGCGCCGATATCCACGGCAAGAACCACCACGTCTCGGGCTCGTTCTCCCGCCACGTCCTCGCCCTGGAACTGCTCACGGCCGACGGTGAGGTGCGGATCGTCGAGCGCGGCAGCGAGCTCTTCGACGCCACGACCGGCGGCATGGGACTGACCGGGATCATCCTCACCGTCACCCTCCAACTCCTCCCTGTCGAAACCTCGTTCATGTTGGTCGACACCGAACGTGTCGTTGACCTCGACGGCTTGATGGCCCGCCTCACCGAGACCGATCACCTCTACCGCTACTCAGTCGCCTGGATCGACCTCCTGGCCCGCGGTGCCTCGATGGGCCGCTCGGTACTCACACGCGGTGATCACGCCCCGCTGGATGCCGTTCCCGCACGGGCCCGCAGGGCGCCACTGACGTTCCGCCCCGGACAGCTCCCAGCACCGCCCGGATTCGTGCCCGAGGGGCTCCTGGGCCGGAGGACCGTCGGCCTCTTCAACGAGCTCTGGTACCGCAAGGCCCCTAAGTCACGCGTCGGCGAGATCCAGAAGCTCTCCTCGTTCTTCCACCCCCTCGACGGCGTACCGCACTGGAATCGCATCTATGGGCGCAGTGGATTCGTCCAGTACCAATTCGTCGTCGGATTCGGCCAGGAGGAAGCGCTTCGCCGCATCGTGCAGCGCATCTCCGAGCGCCGGTGCCCCTCCTTCCTGGCGGTTCTCAAGCGCTTCGGCGACGGGGATCCCGGCTGGCTTTCCTTTCCGATGCCCGGCTGGACGCTGGCCCTCGACATTCCTGCGAAGCTGCCTGGACTCGGCGCGTTCCTCGACGAACTCGACGAGGAAGTGGCCGCGGCGGACGGACGCGTCTACCTCGCCAAGGACGCGCGGCTAAGGCCCGAACTGCTCTCGACGATGTATCCCCGCCTCGACGAATTCCGCGCCCTGCGAGCCACGTTGGACCCGCGAGGCGTGTTCCGTTCGGATCTGTCCCGGCGCCTCGGACTCTGA
- a CDS encoding decaprenylphospho-beta-D-erythro-pentofuranosid-2-ulose 2-reductase gives MKDAFGTPQSLLVLGGTSEIALATARRLVARRTRTVWLAGRPSPALDRAAAELRDMGADARTVAFDALDSEAHEVTLGKVFAEGDIDMVLLAFGILGDQARDEDEPLSAVRVAQTNYTGAVSAGLICARALQSQGHGSLVVLSSVAGERARRSNFIYGSSKAGLDAFAQGLGDALHGTGVHVMVVRPGFVRSKMTAGMAEAPMATTPEAVAQAIETGLRRRSETVWVPGALRMVMSALRHVPRPVFRRLPM, from the coding sequence ATGAAGGACGCCTTCGGCACCCCCCAGTCCCTGCTCGTCCTCGGCGGCACCTCCGAGATCGCCCTCGCCACCGCCCGACGCCTCGTGGCGCGGCGGACCCGAACGGTGTGGCTGGCCGGCCGCCCGTCCCCCGCCCTCGACCGTGCGGCCGCCGAACTCCGAGACATGGGCGCCGACGCCCGTACCGTCGCCTTCGACGCGCTCGATTCCGAGGCCCACGAGGTGACGCTGGGCAAGGTGTTCGCCGAAGGCGACATCGACATGGTGCTGCTGGCGTTCGGGATCCTCGGCGACCAGGCCCGCGACGAGGACGAGCCGCTCTCCGCGGTGCGCGTCGCGCAGACCAACTACACCGGCGCGGTATCGGCGGGCCTCATCTGCGCCCGCGCCCTGCAGTCCCAGGGCCACGGCTCGCTGGTGGTGCTCTCGTCGGTCGCGGGCGAGCGGGCCCGCCGGTCCAACTTCATCTACGGGTCGAGCAAGGCCGGCCTGGACGCCTTCGCGCAGGGCCTCGGCGACGCGCTCCACGGCACCGGCGTGCATGTGATGGTCGTGCGCCCCGGCTTCGTACGGTCAAAGATGACGGCGGGCATGGCGGAGGCGCCGATGGCCACCACGCCGGAGGCGGTGGCACAGGCGATCGAGACGGGGCTCAGGCGCCGGTCGGAGACCGTGTGGGTGCCGGGGGCGCTGCGCATGGTGATGTCGGCGCTGAGGCATGTCCCGCGTCCGGTGTTCCGGCGCCTGCCGATGTAA
- a CDS encoding 2'-5' RNA ligase family protein, with product MGTVTIGVSIAVPEPHGSQLQELRAGFGDPAAHGIPTHVTLLPPTEVEDGSLPSIEAHLEEVAAAGRNFAMRLAGTGTFRPLSPVVFVQVAEGAEACAWLQRQVRDASGPVARELQFPYHPHVTVAHGIAEEAMDRAYEDLAGYEAAWQCTGFALYEQGADGIWRKLREFPFGGPAVPAQGPDRSKRGRQPAR from the coding sequence GTGGGGACCGTAACGATCGGCGTTTCGATCGCGGTCCCGGAGCCACACGGCAGCCAGCTCCAGGAGCTGCGCGCGGGCTTCGGTGACCCCGCGGCGCACGGCATCCCCACGCACGTCACTCTGCTCCCGCCGACCGAGGTGGAGGACGGGTCGCTGCCTTCGATCGAGGCCCATCTCGAGGAGGTCGCCGCCGCGGGGCGGAACTTCGCGATGCGGCTCGCGGGGACGGGAACCTTCCGTCCGCTGTCTCCCGTTGTGTTCGTACAGGTGGCGGAGGGTGCCGAGGCCTGCGCATGGCTGCAGAGGCAGGTACGTGACGCGTCGGGTCCGGTCGCGCGTGAGCTGCAGTTTCCGTATCACCCGCACGTCACGGTGGCGCACGGCATCGCAGAGGAAGCGATGGACCGGGCGTACGAGGACCTCGCCGGATATGAGGCGGCCTGGCAGTGCACCGGATTCGCGCTGTACGAGCAGGGCGCCGACGGTATCTGGCGCAAGCTGCGCGAGTTCCCCTTCGGCGGCCCGGCCGTGCCCGCGCAGGGTCCCGACCGCTCGAAGCGGGGCCGACAGCCGGCCCGCTGA
- the trpS gene encoding tryptophan--tRNA ligase has protein sequence MASDRPRVLSGIQPTAGSFHLGNYLGAVRQWVALQESHDAFYMVVDLHAITVPQDPKELRANTRLAAAQLLAAGLDPDRCTLFVQSHVPEHAQLGWVMNCLTGFGEASRMTQFKDKSAKQGADRATVGLFTYPILQVADILLYQADQVPVGEDQRQHIELTRDLAERFNGRFGETFTVPAPYILKETAKIYDLQDPSIKMSKSASTPKGLVNLLDEPKVTAKKVKSAVTDTDTVIRFDPENKPGVSNLLAIYSTLTGTGIPELEQNYEGKMYGALKTDLAEVMVDFVTPFRTRTQEYLDDPETLDSILAKGAEKARAVAAETLAQAYDKVGLLPAKH, from the coding sequence ATGGCCTCTGATCGTCCCCGCGTGCTCTCCGGAATCCAGCCCACCGCAGGCTCGTTCCACCTCGGCAACTACCTCGGCGCGGTCCGCCAGTGGGTGGCGCTGCAGGAGTCTCACGACGCGTTCTACATGGTTGTGGACCTGCACGCGATCACCGTGCCGCAGGACCCGAAGGAGCTCCGGGCCAACACCCGGCTCGCCGCGGCGCAGCTCCTCGCCGCCGGCCTGGACCCGGACCGCTGCACGCTGTTCGTCCAGAGCCACGTCCCCGAGCACGCGCAGCTCGGCTGGGTCATGAACTGTCTGACGGGCTTCGGCGAGGCCTCCCGCATGACGCAGTTCAAGGACAAGTCCGCCAAGCAGGGCGCCGACCGCGCGACCGTCGGCCTCTTCACGTACCCGATCCTCCAGGTCGCGGACATTCTGCTCTACCAGGCCGACCAGGTGCCCGTAGGCGAGGACCAGCGTCAGCACATCGAGCTGACGCGCGACCTCGCCGAGCGCTTCAACGGCCGCTTCGGCGAGACCTTCACGGTCCCGGCGCCGTACATCCTCAAGGAGACGGCGAAGATCTACGACCTCCAGGACCCGTCGATCAAGATGAGCAAGTCGGCGTCGACGCCGAAGGGGCTCGTCAACCTTCTCGACGAGCCGAAGGTCACCGCCAAGAAGGTCAAGAGCGCGGTCACCGACACCGACACCGTGATCCGGTTCGACCCGGAGAACAAGCCGGGCGTCAGCAACCTCCTCGCCATCTACTCCACCCTCACCGGCACAGGTATCCCGGAACTGGAGCAGAACTATGAGGGCAAGATGTACGGTGCGCTCAAGACGGACCTGGCAGAGGTCATGGTGGACTTCGTGACACCGTTCCGGACCCGTACCCAGGAGTACCTGGACGACCCGGAGACGCTCGACTCGATCCTGGCCAAGGGCGCGGAGAAGGCGCGTGCTGTCGCCGCCGAAACCCTCGCCCAGGCATACGACAAGGTCGGGCTGCTGCCCGCGAAGCACTGA